In Perognathus longimembris pacificus isolate PPM17 unplaced genomic scaffold, ASM2315922v1 HiC_scaffold_6162, whole genome shotgun sequence, a genomic segment contains:
- the LOC125345623 gene encoding elongation factor 1-alpha 1 yields the protein MGKEKTHINIVVIGHVDSGKSTTTGHLIYKCGGIDKRTIEKFEKEAAEMGKGSFKYAWVLDKLKAERERGITIDISLWKFETSKYYVTIIDAPGHRDFIKNMITGTSQADCAVLIVAAGVGEFEAGISKNGQTREHALLAYTLGVKQLIVGVNKMDSTEPPYSQKRYEEIVKEVSTYIKKIGYNPDTVAFVPISGWNGDNMLEPSANMPWFKGWKVTRKDGSASGTTLLEALDCILPPTRPTDKPLRLPLQDVYKIGGIGTVPVGRVETGVLKPGMVVTFAPVNVTTEVKSVEMHHEALSEALPGDNVGFNVKNVSVKDVRRGNVAGDSKNDPPMEAAGFTAQVIILNHPGQISAGYAPVLDCHTAHIACKFAELKEKIDRRSGKKLEDGPKFLKSGDAAIVDMVPGKPMCVESFSDYPPLGRFAVRDMRQTVAVGVIKAVDKKAAGAGKVTKSAQKAQKAK from the coding sequence atgggaaaggaaaagacCCACATCAACATTGTCGTCATTGGACACGTCGACTCCGGCAAGTCCACCACCACCGGACATCTGATCTACAAATGCGGTGGCATCGACAAGAGAACCATTGAGAAGTTCGAGAAGGAGGCTGCCGAGATGGGAAAGGGCTCCTTCAAGTATGCCTGGGTCTTGGATAAACTGAAGGCTGAGCGGGAACGCGGTATCACCATTGACATCTCCCTGTGGAAATTTGAGACCAGCAAGTATTACGTGACCATCATTGATGCCCCAGGACACAGGGATTTCATCAAGAACATGATTACAGGCACATCTCAGGCTGATTGTGCTGTCCTCATTGTTGCTGCTGGCGTCGGTGAATTTGAAGCTGGTATCTCCAAGAATGGGCAGACCCGTGAGCATGCCCTTCTGGCTTACACTCTGGGTGTGAAACAGCTCATTGTTGGTGTTAACAAAATGGATTCCACTGAGCCACCCTACAGCCAGAAGAGATACGAGGAAATCGTTAAGGAAGTCAGCACCTACATTAAGAAGATTGGCTATAATCCTGACACAGTAGCATTTGTGCCAATTTCTGGTTGGAATGGTGACAACATGCTGGAGCCAAGTGCCAACATGCCTTGGTTCAAGGGATGGAAAGTCACACGTAAAGATGGCAGTGCCAGTGGAACCACCTTGCTCGAGGCTTTGGACTGCATCCTGCCACCAACCCGTCCCACTGATAAGCCTTTGCGCCTGCCCCTTCAGGATGTCTACAAAATTGGTGGTATTGGTACCGTCCCTGTGGGCCGAGTGGAAACTGGTGTTCTCAAGCCTGGCATggtggttacctttgctcctgtcaaTGTCACCACTGAAGTGAAGTCTGTTGAAATGCATCACGAAGCTTTGAGTGAAGCTCTTCCTGGGGACAATGTGGGATTCAACGTCAAGAACGTGTCAGTCAAAGATGTTCGCCGAGGCAATGTGGCTGGGGATAGCAAGAACGATCCACCCATGGAAGCAGCTGGCTTCACAGCTCAGGTGATCATCCTGAACCATCCAGGCCAAATTAGTGCTGGCTATGCCCCTGTGCTGGATTGTCACACTGCTCACATTGCCTGCAAGTTTGCTGAGCTGAAAGAGAAGATTGATCGCCGTTCTGGTAAGAAGCTGGAAGATGGCCCTAAATTCCTGAAGTCTGGTGATGCTGCCATCGTTGATATGGTTCCAGGCAAGCCCATGTGTGTGGAGAGCTTCTCTGACTATCCTCCTCTGGGTCGTTTTGCTGTTCGTGACATGCGGCAGACAGTTGCTGTGGGTGTCATCAAAGCCGTGGACAAGAAGGCTGCCGGAGCTGGCAAGGTCACCAAGTCTGCCCAGAaagctcagaaggctaaatga